Within Micromonas commoda chromosome 9, complete sequence, the genomic segment GAATCCGCTCTCGGGTTCCCACGACccgagctccttggcgccTCCGACCACGATCAGGGCCTCGCCGTAGTCCAACTCCGCCCTGATGCcgaacgtcaccgccgcggggcccgAGGGAGTCTGAGTCGGATCAttggcctcctcggcgccctccgcggcggcggtggcgatgacccacgaacgacgcgcgcggtgggcccggcggcgggattTGGGGGTTGATTcacgcgcgacgacccggaTGGCGACGGATCCGGCCGCACGCGCGGCTGCCGACGCATTCATCTCGCCCCTCCGCTATGCGCCCCCCCACGATTAGCCGGGTTTGAAATCGCGCAGCTTTTGCGGCAAAAAGTTTTGGCGATCGAGGGCGGTTCGGGCGGCAGCGATGGACACACCGGGGACGATCCGATGCTCACGCGGGGCTCCGTCTACTGGGCGTTTGGACTGGCTCAGTCccaggacgccgccgttttTAACCTCGAGTAtcgctcgggcgccgcgcggagtgCGGCAACAGTTAATCGTGACACGCGTGGAGATATTTTTCCAGAAAAGTCGCCCGAATCTGCactcgcgtccaccagccGGGCGAAATCGCGGGCGCTGCACGGGTAGGAACGGGCGATTGGTTTGAACGAGTGGTGCTCCGAACGCCCGTGTGCGGCCATGCTGATCTGATCTTCACCACAAGGCCGCGTATCCATCGATCTACATGAGCGACCTCGAACGACCAAAGCCCGTCGGGCGTAAGCGGCGCAGAGTCACGCAACTTctcgtgctcgtcgccgcgtgctaCGTCTCGTACTGGTTCGTCTGGCCCTACATACGCATGGCGCACAGGctgggcgtcgtcgggatGTTTTCGGTCCCAAAATCTCAGTGCCTTACCCAGCCGGGTTTCAAGGCGGTGGACAGGTCCCCGAAGCGCTCACCGCTCCTCATCGCCGACCATCTCATCCCTTACACCAAGGGGAAGGTGATCTTTGAGGTTGGCACACGGAACGGCGACATCTTGGCCTGCGTCAACCCGCACGCCAAGAAGGCTTACTCGGCTGAGATCGATGCCACCTACTGCgtcaagctcgaggagaGGGGTCTGACGGTCCTGTGCGACGACTTTAGGAAGTTCTCGCCCAGCGCACTGCCCGGACttcccgagggcgaggttcCGGACGTTTTCTTCTGGTGGCCGATGATGGCGGACACCCAGAACGAGGAGTGGATGCTTCACATCCGAGACGCCCTCTGGAAACaggacctcggcgcgggcaagCGGGTCATCATCGCGTTCGACCACAACTGGCCTCGGGACAGGCGCAACCTGCAGTACATGTGGAACAAATACGGCGTGGACATGAACGGCGAGAAGCACGAGGTCAAATATGCGGAGAACAGGCACTGGAGGGCGAGCGGGACCTTCACCTTGCTCCATCTCAAACTGGATCCACCCCGCGTCAGCACCGGTTCCATCCACGCGTCCAAGGGGAAGTTCGGGGAGGtcaagaaggcggaggagtgAGGATTCGGTGAAAACGACGCTATTCTTTTTATATTGACGTGCATGCTAACTACGTCCGATCACGCCTCGAGTAGCCCGCATCGGCGCCTGAAAAGGTTATCCAACGcgccccccggcgacgccctgtTTGCGGCGGATTTCCAAAACTTTGAAACCGCCCACCGCCACCACGTCGAACCCGCCCTGCTCTCCGCGCTGAGCCGGAGCCAACACTCCCCCTGCTCCGCTGCTCGTCCCCCGTCGCAACTCCACGtctgcctcgccgcggcgctccaaACCTCCCAACGTTTATCCTCCGGCCAATCCTTCACCAGCGGCGGAAGGTGGCCCGGGTGCTCGAGCGGCCACGTGCTCGTCGGGCCGTGCCTGAGCCGAAGGAACCAGAACTCGCCCGGGATGGATCTCACGCGGCTCACCGTCCGGGCCACATCTTCTCTGGCAAGGTACCACCACATCATCTGCTCGAAGTTCATCTTAGGGGGCATCCGCGCATCCGCGATGGTGTTTGTTTCCGAGCACAGACGATTGTACAAGTCGTGGTACGAGCTCATggcatccgcgccgccgaatgCGAACCTGTCGTTCAGACCCGCCCGTCGTTTCACCTTTGAGGAAGACTTTGGATCGAACCCGTGTCCCCAGCTCGGGACGTACACGGTGCCGTCCGCGGGCAGAGACGTGAGATCCGGGAGGGCGTTGACGTAGATGTTATCCGGTCGAGCGTTCACGACCCACTCAAACTTCTTACCCTGGTCCTTCTCCCACTCGACGCGCATCACGTCAACCTTGGCCCTGTAGTACAGCT encodes:
- a CDS encoding predicted protein: MSDLERPKPVGRKRRRVTQLLVLVAACYVSYWFVWPYIRMAHRLGVVGMFSVPKSQCLTQPGFKAVDRSPKRSPLLIADHLIPYTKGKVIFEVGTRNGDILACVNPHAKKAYSAEIDATYCVKLEERGLTVLCDDFRKFSPSALPGLPEGEVPDVFFWWPMMADTQNEEWMLHIRDALWKQDLGAGKRVIIAFDHNWPRDRRNLQYMWNKYGVDMNGEKHEVKYAENRHWRASGTFTLLHLKLDPPRVSTGSIHASKGKFGEVKKAEE
- a CDS encoding predicted protein, which translates into the protein MAMGRGRRLLRRLLPPCVCVLIPIVLWASSSGRGANGVGTYDQALSSAVGGVVDPFSRAPAVTGGSGQGQRDVVDGKPLVAVYFTGQARSLNRTKCSIDRNLFQPLIARGFQPVVFALGEMDANAGLYQEVLGEKALPAGVTLGGLEVISRPQVAFPRNEPVAGEVSIPHSCYEALRKKPMRWYHSGGGSEKDSKNTLYGAEVLSQLYYRAKVDVMRVEWEKDQGKKFEWVVNARPDNIYVNALPDLTSLPADGTVYVPSWGHGFDPKSSSKVKRRAGLNDRFAFGGADAMSSYHDLYNRLCSETNTIADARMPPKMNFEQMMWWYLAREDVARTVSRVRSIPGEFWFLRLRHGPTSTWPLEHPGHLPPLVKDWPEDKRWEVWSAAARQTWSCDGGRAAEQGECWLRLSAESRAGSTWWRWAVSKFWKSAANRASPGGALDNLFRRRCGLLEA